One Obesumbacterium proteus DNA window includes the following coding sequences:
- the pcaF gene encoding 3-oxoadipyl-CoA thiolase: MNHAFICDGVRTPIGRYAGALASLRADDLAAIPLQALMARYPALDWERVDDVILGCANQAGEDNRNVARMAALLAGLPQTVSGTTINRLCGSGLDALAFAARSIKAGDAQLMLAGGAESMTRAPLVMGKADSAFSRQAQIFDTTIGWRFVNPLMQGAFGTDSMPETAENVAAQFNISRADQDAFALRSQQRTAKAQASGVLGQEIVPVVLKGKKGAEIRVTQDEHPRPETTLEQLQNLKTPFRMPGSVTAGNASGVNDGAAALIVASEALAIAQGLTPRARIVATATCGVEPRIMGIGPLPATRKVLELAGLSLNQMDVIELNEAFAAQSLAVMRQLGLPDDAEHVNPNGGAIALGHPLGMSGARLALAATFELERRGGRYALCTMCIGVGQGIAMIIERV; encoded by the coding sequence ATGAATCACGCTTTTATCTGCGACGGCGTTCGCACCCCCATTGGCCGCTATGCCGGTGCATTAGCCAGCCTGCGCGCCGATGATTTGGCCGCTATTCCATTGCAAGCCTTAATGGCTCGTTATCCAGCGCTGGACTGGGAACGCGTTGATGATGTGATCCTCGGCTGCGCCAATCAGGCGGGAGAAGACAACCGTAACGTAGCCCGTATGGCGGCGTTATTGGCGGGATTACCACAAACCGTTTCGGGCACCACCATCAATCGCCTGTGCGGCTCTGGTTTAGATGCGCTGGCCTTTGCTGCTCGCAGCATTAAAGCCGGTGACGCTCAGCTGATGTTGGCCGGTGGCGCGGAATCCATGACGCGTGCTCCGCTGGTGATGGGCAAAGCCGACAGCGCTTTCAGCCGTCAGGCACAAATATTCGATACCACTATCGGCTGGCGCTTTGTTAATCCGCTCATGCAGGGGGCTTTTGGCACCGACTCCATGCCGGAAACCGCCGAAAACGTAGCCGCCCAGTTCAATATCAGCCGCGCCGATCAGGATGCCTTTGCACTACGCAGCCAGCAGCGTACCGCGAAAGCGCAGGCTTCAGGCGTGCTAGGGCAAGAAATTGTGCCGGTCGTTTTAAAAGGGAAAAAAGGGGCGGAGATCCGCGTGACGCAGGATGAGCATCCTCGTCCAGAAACCACGTTGGAGCAATTGCAAAACCTGAAAACGCCTTTCCGTATGCCGGGCAGCGTAACGGCCGGAAATGCCTCGGGCGTTAACGACGGCGCTGCCGCACTGATCGTGGCATCCGAAGCACTGGCTATCGCGCAGGGACTGACACCAAGAGCGCGTATTGTCGCCACCGCCACCTGCGGCGTTGAACCACGCATTATGGGGATCGGCCCGCTTCCGGCAACGCGCAAAGTGTTGGAACTGGCCGGTTTAAGCCTGAACCAAATGGACGTCATTGAGCTGAACGAAGCCTTTGCGGCGCAGTCTCTGGCCGTGATGCGTCAGCTTGGCCTTCCTGACGATGCCGAACACGTGAACCCAAACGGCGGTGCCATTGCGCTCGGTCATCCACTCGGCATGAGCGGTGCACGTTTGGCATTGGCAGCCACTTTTGAACTGGAACGGCGCGGCGGGCGCTACGCACTTTGCACCATGTGCATCGGCGTAGGGCAAGGCATCGCCATGATTATCGAGCGTGTCTGA
- the paaK gene encoding phenylacetate--CoA ligase PaaK, producing MTKTLPHIDPIEFASCDEIQALQLERMKWTLHHAYNNVPMYKRKFDAAGVHPDDFKQLSDIAKFPYTTKQDLRDNYPFDTFAVPMEQVVRVHASSGTTGRPTVVGYTQQDIDNWADIVARCLRSAGATAKDKIHVAYGYGLFTGGLGAHYGAERLGATVIPMSGGQTEKQAQLILDFKPDVIMVTPSYCLTLIDELERKMGGDARGCSLRLGVFGAEPWTDSLRSEIETRMGIKALDIYGLSEVMGPGVAMECAEYADGPTIWEDHFYPEIIHPDSCQVLPDGEAGELVFTTLTKEAMPVIRYRTRDLTRLLPGSARNMRRMDKITGRSDDMLIIRGVNVFPSQLEEQIMKFRELSPHYQLEVTRKGNLDNLSVKVELKEPNVLNHDQRCDICHQLRHHIKSMVGVSTQVSIVNCGDIPRSEGKAVRVVDSRGR from the coding sequence ATGACTAAGACATTACCGCACATTGACCCGATTGAATTCGCCTCATGTGATGAAATTCAGGCATTGCAGCTAGAACGTATGAAGTGGACGCTGCATCACGCCTATAACAACGTGCCGATGTATAAACGCAAATTCGATGCGGCTGGCGTTCATCCTGATGACTTTAAGCAACTGAGCGACATTGCGAAATTCCCCTATACCACCAAGCAAGATCTGCGCGACAACTACCCTTTCGACACCTTCGCTGTGCCGATGGAGCAAGTGGTTCGCGTGCATGCGTCGTCAGGAACGACCGGTCGTCCGACGGTGGTCGGCTATACCCAGCAGGATATCGATAACTGGGCGGATATTGTGGCCCGCTGTTTGCGCTCCGCGGGAGCGACGGCCAAAGACAAAATTCATGTGGCCTACGGCTACGGGTTATTCACCGGGGGTTTAGGCGCGCATTACGGTGCTGAGCGGCTCGGCGCAACCGTCATCCCGATGTCCGGCGGGCAAACGGAAAAACAGGCGCAGCTAATTCTCGACTTCAAACCCGATGTCATCATGGTCACGCCTTCTTATTGCCTGACGTTGATTGACGAGCTCGAGCGCAAAATGGGCGGCGATGCCCGCGGTTGTTCACTGCGCTTGGGCGTATTCGGCGCTGAGCCTTGGACCGATTCTCTGCGCAGCGAAATCGAAACCCGTATGGGGATCAAAGCGCTAGATATTTATGGGCTGTCTGAAGTGATGGGCCCGGGTGTAGCGATGGAGTGCGCCGAATATGCCGACGGCCCAACTATCTGGGAAGATCATTTCTACCCTGAGATCATTCACCCCGATAGCTGCCAAGTGCTGCCAGACGGTGAAGCGGGAGAGTTGGTTTTCACCACCCTAACCAAAGAGGCGATGCCGGTGATCCGCTATCGCACCCGCGATCTTACCCGCTTGCTGCCGGGATCGGCGCGCAATATGCGTCGCATGGATAAGATCACCGGCCGATCCGACGATATGTTAATTATTCGCGGCGTAAACGTGTTCCCTTCTCAGCTTGAAGAACAAATTATGAAGTTCCGCGAGCTGTCGCCGCACTACCAGTTGGAAGTCACACGCAAAGGTAATTTAGATAACCTTTCGGTCAAAGTTGAACTGAAAGAACCTAACGTTCTCAACCACGACCAGCGCTGTGATATCTGCCATCAGCTGCGCCACCATATTAAATCGATGGTCGGCGTGAGTACTCAGGTCAGCATCGTCAACTGCGGTGATATTCCACGCTCAGAAGGTAAAGCCGTTCGCGTGGTCGATTCTCGGGGGCGGTAA
- the paaY gene encoding phenylacetic acid degradation protein PaaY, protein MPVYQIDGLTPVVDSSSFVHPTAVLIGDVIIGKRVYIGPNASLRGDFGRIVVQDGANIQDNCVMHGFPQQDTVVEIDGHIGHGAILHGCRIRRNALVGMNAVVMDGADIGENTIVGAAAFVKAAAKFDANKLVVGSPARVVRELSEQELSWKRAGTREYQELVIRCKETLREVEPLREEEADRKRLSFNEDIVPKGLI, encoded by the coding sequence ATGCCTGTGTATCAGATTGATGGCTTAACCCCCGTAGTCGACAGCAGTAGTTTCGTTCATCCTACCGCGGTTTTAATTGGCGATGTGATTATCGGCAAACGCGTATACATCGGGCCCAATGCCAGCTTGCGCGGCGACTTTGGCCGTATCGTGGTGCAAGATGGGGCGAACATTCAGGATAACTGCGTTATGCATGGATTTCCGCAGCAGGATACCGTGGTGGAAATCGATGGGCATATCGGCCATGGCGCAATTCTGCACGGCTGCCGCATTCGTCGTAATGCGCTCGTTGGCATGAATGCCGTAGTGATGGATGGCGCAGATATCGGTGAAAACACCATTGTTGGCGCAGCGGCTTTTGTGAAAGCGGCCGCAAAATTTGACGCAAATAAGCTGGTGGTTGGCAGCCCCGCCCGCGTAGTACGCGAGCTAAGTGAGCAAGAATTGAGTTGGAAGCGTGCGGGCACCCGCGAATATCAAGAGTTGGTTATCCGCTGCAAAGAAACACTGCGTGAAGTTGAGCCTCTGCGAGAAGAGGAAGCCGACCGCAAGCGGCTGAGTTTCAATGAGGATATTGTGCCGAAGGGGCTGATTTGA
- the paaX gene encoding phenylacetic acid degradation operon negative regulatory protein PaaX, with protein MEHKIDDFIRHALDAQPISGTSLIISLYGDALSHRGGEVWLGSLSALLEPLGFGDRFVRTSIFRLQKEGWLDVIKLGRRSFYRVTERGMNQFRHAESKIYLSEQPEWDGLWDLLLLEMASKAERVRLKKALSWLGFGQMNSSLMAAPAREQNDVPAMLSELNASESVIYFRADYPYNRSEQSLKELVSTSWSLNEVAEYYHEFIASFRPLMTLLRDTPEEELTPERCFQLRLLLIHYYRRVVLKDPLLPDALLPNQWEGQIARNLCINIYQRIDHAATRYVSEKTETTIGELPQPAVAYYRRFGGLPRESLTL; from the coding sequence ATGGAACATAAAATTGACGACTTTATTCGTCATGCGCTGGATGCCCAGCCGATCAGCGGTACGTCACTGATTATCTCGTTATATGGCGATGCGCTCAGCCATCGTGGCGGTGAGGTTTGGTTAGGTAGCCTGAGTGCGCTGCTTGAGCCCCTTGGGTTTGGCGATCGTTTTGTGCGTACCTCCATTTTTCGGCTACAAAAAGAGGGATGGCTGGACGTTATAAAATTAGGTCGTCGCAGCTTCTATCGCGTCACCGAGCGCGGTATGAATCAGTTTCGTCATGCAGAAAGCAAAATCTATCTCAGCGAACAGCCGGAATGGGATGGGCTGTGGGATTTGTTGTTGCTCGAAATGGCAAGTAAAGCAGAGCGAGTTCGGCTGAAAAAGGCGCTCAGCTGGCTTGGTTTTGGTCAAATGAACAGTTCGCTGATGGCAGCCCCCGCACGGGAACAGAACGATGTTCCCGCCATGCTAAGCGAGCTGAACGCCAGTGAATCAGTGATCTATTTCCGCGCTGACTACCCTTATAACCGCTCGGAACAGAGCTTGAAAGAGCTGGTTTCCACCAGTTGGTCCCTGAATGAAGTTGCAGAGTATTATCATGAGTTTATCGCATCGTTTCGCCCGCTCATGACGCTACTGCGTGATACCCCAGAAGAAGAACTCACTCCCGAACGCTGCTTTCAGCTGCGTTTGCTGTTGATCCACTACTATCGCCGCGTGGTTTTGAAAGATCCGCTGTTGCCCGATGCGCTTTTGCCGAACCAGTGGGAAGGACAGATCGCCCGTAACCTGTGTATCAATATTTACCAACGCATCGATCATGCCGCCACGCGCTATGTGAGTGAAAAAACAGAAACCACCATTGGTGAACTGCCCCAGCCTGCGGTCGCTTACTATCGCCGCTTTGGTGGATTACCTCGAGAAAGCCTTACACTTTAA